The DNA sequence GCATCGGCGTTAAGCCGATAAGCGAATTCTGTTCGCGAAGGCTCATCCGCATGGCGCTCAAACATGCGGTCGCCGCGAAAAAGCGTTCGGTGACGCTCATGCATAAGGGCAATATCATGAAATACACCGAAGGCGCGTTCCGGGATTACGGCTACACGGAAGCGAAAGAGAATTTCAGCGATACGGTGATATCCGAGACCGATCTCGGGAGCAATAAACTTCCTGCAGGGAAAGTGCTCATCAAAGACCGCATCGCCGACAGCATTTTCCAGCAATTGCTGCTGCGCCCGGATGAATATGAAGTGATCGCAACGCCGAATCTCAATGGCGACTATGTGTCCGACGCCTGCGCCGCGCAGGTAGGCGGCCTCGGCATGGCGCCCGGCGCCAATATCGGTGATAATGCCGCGGTGTTCGAAGCGACACACGGTTCGGCGCCGAAATACACCGGCATGGATAAGGCGAATCCCGGCTCGCTCATACTTTCAGCGAAGATGATGCTCGATCATCTCGGATGGAATGAGGCGGGAACGCTCATCGAACGCGCGATAGAGAAGACCATCGCGAAGAAGACGGTGACATACGATCTTGCGCGTCAGATGGACGGCGCGAAGGAAGTATCGACAAGTGATTTCGGCAAAGCTATCTGTGATAATATGTAGTCGTTCGGGAGAATGATATGAATCCGCTCAATCGCACGCTCAAAGATTCCGACCCTGAGATCTACGCCTCCATCAACCGTGAGGTCGACCGCGAATTCAACCGACTCGAACTTATCGCGAGCGAGAACCTCGCATCGCGCGCGGTGCTCGAAGCGCAGGGTTCGGTGCTCACCAACAAATACGCCGAGGGATATCCGCATGCCCGCTATTACGAGGGTTGCGAATATGCCGACGAGGTGGAAGCCCTCGCGATAGAACGCGGGAAGAAGCTCTTCGGCGTGCCGCATATCAATGTGCAGCCGCATTCCGGCTCGCAGGCGAACATGGGCGTGTACTTCGCCGTGCTCAATCCCGGCGATACGATACTCGGCCTCGGGCTTGCTTCCGGCGGACATCTCACGCACGGCGCGAAAGTGAATTTCAGCGGGAAGATATACCGCGCGGTATCATACGACGTGCGCGAGAGCGATCAGATACTCGATTACGATAATATCCGCGACATAGCCAAGCGCGAGCGGCCGAAGATCCTCATCACCGGCGGGAGCGCATATTCACGCATCATCGATTTCAAAGCGATGCGGAGCATTGCCGACGAAGTGGGCGCATACTTTCTCGTCGACATGGCGCATTTCGGCGGACTTGTCGTCACGGGACTCTATCCCTCACCCGCGCCGTACGCGGATTTCATCACCGGCACAACGCATAAGACGCTGCGCGGCCCGCGATCGGGATATGCGATAGCGATGAAGGAAGACCTCGCGAAGAAACTCGATAAGCTCGTATTCCCCGGCATTCAGGGCGGACCGCTCGTGCATACCATCGCTGCGAAAGCGGTGTGTTTCAGGGAGGCGCTCGATCCGTCGTTCAGGAAATATCAGGAGAGCGTCATCGCCAATGCGAAGATGATGGCCTCCGAGCTCACCACGCGCGGCTATTCCATCGTGAGCGGCGGCACCGATACGCATCTCATGCTGGTGAATACAAAAAAGTCAAAGAACCTCACCGGCGACATCGCCGCGGGCGCGCTCGACAAGGCGTTCATCACCTGCAATAAGAACGGCATTCCGTTCGATCCGGAGTCGCCGAAAGTGACGAGCGGCATACGTCTCGGCACGCCGATACTGACCACGCGCGGTATGGGAACATCCGAAATAAAGACCGTCGTTGCGTTCATCGATCGTGTGTTATGCGATGTGAACAATGAGTCGACGATACAGGCGGTCGCGAACGATGTGCGGGATCTCTGTAAGAAATTCCCTATCTACGAATATCTCCGGTAACACGGGATGTCTGTTTTTCGCAAGAATGTCATCACCAACGACTGGGTGATATTCGCGCCCAACCGCGCCAAGCGTCCGCACGATTTCAAAAGCGATGAGAAGGACAATGTGGCGATACTTGCCGAACGCCCGGCATATCGCGATAATTGTCCGTTCTGTCCGGGCAATGAAAAAACCGAGGACACCGAGATATTCCGTATCGACCGCGCGGGGAAATGGGCTGTTCGCGTATTAGAGAACAAGTTCTCGAGCGTCGACCGGCGCATACCGCCGCATCGGCGCACCGAACATCTGCGCAATGAGATCGACGGTTTCGGCGTGCACGACGTCATCATCGATAACCCGCGGCATAACGGCACGATCGCACTTTTCTCACGAGAGGAGATAACCGATCTTCTCACCGCATACCGCAGGCGGTATATCGAGCTCATTGCCGACACGAACATTAAACATATCGTCGTGTTCAAGAACCAGGGGCTTAAGGCGGGGGGATCGCTTGAGCATCCGCATTCACAGGTGTACGGACTCCCCGTCATCCCGTTCGAGGCGAACATCCGCCTGCGCGAGGGCGAGCGGTATTATGATCTTAACGGCAATTGCCTCATGTGCGATATACTGAGGAAAGAACGCCAGGAGCGCGAGCGCATTGTCTATGAGAACGATCGCTTCGTCTGCCTCATGCCGTATGCCGATCTCTCGCCGTATCATTTCTGGATAGTGCCGAGGACGCATGCAGCGTCGTTTTCCACTATCGATGACACGTCGATAGTATCAATGGCAGACTGCATGAAGACAGTTTTTGGAAAGATGTTCAATCACCTGCATAATCCCGATTTCAATTATGTGATGCAGTCCCTCGCGCGCTATGAACGCGAAGAGGACCACTTCCACTGGTATGTGAGCGTCATACCGCAGGTGAAGCAGAAAGGGGGATTGGAATACGCGGGCGGGCTTTTCGTGAACACCGTGCTGCCGGAAACGGCGGCCGAGGAGCTTCGCAAAGCCCCGGATACGGTCGTCATTCAGTGATCCATGCCGCGAAGACCGGTTGTTTTATAACCGTACTGATCGCGCTCTCCTGTCTTACTCACGGGAAAGATATCCGTTCGGTAAATGAAGCGCTTGCGCTCAACAGAATTGCCGAGCAGGTTTTTGCGGAAAAAGATTTTCTTCGCGCGCAAGAGCTGTTCTCACAGGTAGGGTCCTATCTGCATTCCAACAATGTTCGCACGGGGTTCAATCAAATCGTGTATGATATCCCGATCGTCTCGGTCGTTTCACAGCGCGCCGCGCTCAAAATGGAAGAGCGCCCGATAGTCCATCGCTTTCTTGTTCTCTATGTGACGACGATCGATATCCCCGGGTCGTCGAGACGATGTATGGATGCAGCCTATATCCGCAGGGCAAAGACGGCACAGGAAAATTTTGCCGGATATGCGGAACTGCTGACCGATGGCCGGATGACATGTACGTTTGAACGGTATATCCATGATGGCGTGGTCACCAACATTATCACAAGTACGAACACATTCGAGGGGAAGTCATCGTTCATACAGAAGCTTGACATCACTTCGATCACACCCGCCCCGGCCATGCTCAAAATCATGCCTCGTTTCGACTCGCTCCTGATCTATTGGGAGGGAACTCCGATCGGACGTCCCACCGGCGGTATTTGGCCAATACCGATGGGAGATGGACGCACAATACTTCGCGGGTACATGCAATTTCCCCTTTCCTACGAATGGCCCGGGACGCTGCTCCACGAATTCTTTCACACCGTAGAGGACATCTACCGCATCTCCCCTCGTCACGGATTTGCAGGGTCGGTGAGGACGAATTTCCCGGTTTGGAAGGGAACAGGCCAATACGACTATTATCGCTGGCATTTCGATCAAACGGTCAAGCGCGCCGGGTATGAGCGTATGGTGCTTCGTGAGAACGGGGATTGAAACTCGAGGGAGCGATGTATCGCAATATTCTCCCACAGAATCGTCACATAGCACTATGATAGAGGGCTTATCTCCATTACAATAGACCGTACATCCCAAGGAGTTCATTATGGCGGCACAGATACTCGACGGCAACGCGACGGCGAAATCGATCCGGC is a window from the Spirochaetota bacterium genome containing:
- the icd gene encoding isocitrate dehydrogenase (NADP(+)), which codes for RLEAAVAKAFGGKKKISWFEIFAGEKAFKQFGDYLTDDTVAAIRHLSVAIKGPLTTPVGGGFRSVNVTLRQVLDLYACVRPVRWYPGVPSPVKEPQKLNVIIYRENTEDVYAGIEWKKDSVEAKKFIDIMKKEFNTTIRPDSGIGVKPISEFCSRRLIRMALKHAVAAKKRSVTLMHKGNIMKYTEGAFRDYGYTEAKENFSDTVISETDLGSNKLPAGKVLIKDRIADSIFQQLLLRPDEYEVIATPNLNGDYVSDACAAQVGGLGMAPGANIGDNAAVFEATHGSAPKYTGMDKANPGSLILSAKMMLDHLGWNEAGTLIERAIEKTIAKKTVTYDLARQMDGAKEVSTSDFGKAICDNM
- the glyA gene encoding serine hydroxymethyltransferase gives rise to the protein MNPLNRTLKDSDPEIYASINREVDREFNRLELIASENLASRAVLEAQGSVLTNKYAEGYPHARYYEGCEYADEVEALAIERGKKLFGVPHINVQPHSGSQANMGVYFAVLNPGDTILGLGLASGGHLTHGAKVNFSGKIYRAVSYDVRESDQILDYDNIRDIAKRERPKILITGGSAYSRIIDFKAMRSIADEVGAYFLVDMAHFGGLVVTGLYPSPAPYADFITGTTHKTLRGPRSGYAIAMKEDLAKKLDKLVFPGIQGGPLVHTIAAKAVCFREALDPSFRKYQESVIANAKMMASELTTRGYSIVSGGTDTHLMLVNTKKSKNLTGDIAAGALDKAFITCNKNGIPFDPESPKVTSGIRLGTPILTTRGMGTSEIKTVVAFIDRVLCDVNNESTIQAVANDVRDLCKKFPIYEYLR
- the galT gene encoding galactose-1-phosphate uridylyltransferase, coding for MSVFRKNVITNDWVIFAPNRAKRPHDFKSDEKDNVAILAERPAYRDNCPFCPGNEKTEDTEIFRIDRAGKWAVRVLENKFSSVDRRIPPHRRTEHLRNEIDGFGVHDVIIDNPRHNGTIALFSREEITDLLTAYRRRYIELIADTNIKHIVVFKNQGLKAGGSLEHPHSQVYGLPVIPFEANIRLREGERYYDLNGNCLMCDILRKERQERERIVYENDRFVCLMPYADLSPYHFWIVPRTHAASFSTIDDTSIVSMADCMKTVFGKMFNHLHNPDFNYVMQSLARYEREEDHFHWYVSVIPQVKQKGGLEYAGGLFVNTVLPETAAEELRKAPDTVVIQ